The window CATGTTCAAGACTACACTTGAAACATTGTCATTGCACAATGCATTCCCAGGTGAGTACACGTCAACTGGAGCGAGATCCATGCTTGACGTTTTCCACAAGGTTCTCAGGGACTTTGCGGAGAAAGAAGATTCAAATGTAGGGACATCGCTCATTCCTTATGACGTTATGTATGACGGTCTCAAGGATCTCCTGAAAGAGAACTTCAAGAGATCGATAGATCTTGCCGAGAACAACATTGTTGATAACCCGTTTGCAATCAGAGTCCTGAAGGCACTCCTTCTTGTGAAATACCTTCAGAGGGAATTCAAGCCGACAGCGCATAATCTCAGCGTGCTCCTGCTTACAAGCTTCAATGACAACCCTGCAGAGCTTGTCGAGAAGACAGAAGAGGCTCTGTTGAGGCTCACGAAGGAAACCTACATCCAGCGAAATGGCGACCAATATGACTTCCTGACAAACGAGGAAAAGGATGTCGAGGAGGAGATAAAGCAGACCTATGTTCCTCCGAAAGATCTCACAGATGAGGTCAAGGCAATCATCTATGACAATATCCTTTCCGGAGTTACAAAGGCTCAAGATGAAAGAAATCTCACAAGCTATCAGTTCACAAGAAAGATAGACGGAGAGACTGTTGTCTCAAGGAATGCAGAACTGAGCATCAACATCCTCACTCCATTCAGCGGAAGCGATTCGCATCCTGAGTACAGCGATACCCTCACATCTCCTGATACAGAGCTAGTGATGCTTTTAAAGCCAGACAAGAGGCTTGCAGATGACCTTCTTCTCTACCTGAAGACAAAACAGTATGTGAAGAACAATGCTGGAATGACTGTTTCTGAAGACAGGGAAAAAGTTCTCAAGGCAAAAGGTGAGAGAAACACGACAAGACGTGAGGAGATTGAGAATGCAGTCAGGGATATGATGAGCGAGGCTGAGTTCTATGTCTCAGGCACAGCTCTTGATGTAACATCTTCATCTAGAATCGATGCTCGTGTTGAAAGGGCTTTCCAGATTCTCATTGAGAAAGTCTATCCGAACTTGAAGATGATCACAAAAGAGTCATCAGGAGAGATGAATGCAAGAGGCCTCATTGACAAGAATGTCGATTCCGAGCTCTTTAAGGAGTCAGCATCAGAAGCCGAGACGCAGATCCTCAATCAGCTGAGGATCGATAAGGAGAGGATCACCACAACAATCTCGTCTCTTCTTGATAAGTTCAGGAAGAAGCCATACGGCTGGCCTGAGACGGCACTGATCTACAACCTCATCCTTCTTATGAGGAAGAGCCTCATCAACATTAAGAAGGATGGAAAGGTCGTTGATAATCCTGCAACTCTGAAAGGATTCCTGTTCTCATCTTCACAGTATGGTCAGACTGTAATCGAGCTCTGCCAGGATATTGATCCAAAGAGAATCAAGGAGCTCAAGAACTTCATTTTTGACTTCACAAACCTGAAGTGTTCGTATGACGATGCAAAGAACACTGCCAGAATGGCCGCAGATGCAATAAAGAAGACCTATGATGATGTGAGAGACAAAGCCTACTCGCTCAGATACCCGTTCACTGAGAGCATAAAGGACAAGCTGAAGCTCCTTCAGAATGTTGTAGGACAGGATTATCTCTGGTTCTTCTCTGATGAATTTGAAGACATAAGCGATGAGATTCTCGAGGCAAAAGAGGATTATTTTGATAAATTCCTCATATTTACCAGCAGAAAAGAGAACATCGAAAAGTATGAGGATGCTGAACGCCTCATCAAACGCAATGAGAGCATAAAGGATCAGCTTGATACTGAATCCTGGAATAAGATTATCGCCATACTGAACGACAAAAACCTATACAGCAATTCATCACTCAGTGAACTTGATAAACATGTCAGTGCACTCAAGCTCAGCATCTCCCAGCTTGTGACAAAGGCAAAGAATGATGCCCTTGATGATTTCGAGAAATACGCAGAGTCTGTCCAGAAGGAGACAGCCTATCGTCTGCTCGGAGAAGACCAGAAGGAACATATCAACAGCCTGGTATCAACGGCAAAGACAAAGATAGCAGCAATCTCTTCGATTGATGAGCTCAACAATACAAACACATTCACCATCAAGGATACGAAGCGTCAGATCAGTGCACTCCTTGAAGAAGGTAAGGAGAAAGCCCAGGAGAAGAAGATTATCAGGCTTTCAGCAATCCAGGCGTCTCACGTCACTGCTCCTATCAAGACGGCAGATGATGTAACTGCATTCATTGAGAAGCTCAAGAAGGAAATGATGGACAGAATCAACGAAGGATATACGGTGGAATAATATGAAAGGAAGCGCACTTGAACGATTTGCACAGGAAGCAAGAATACAGCTACAGAAAGAAGTAAGAGCCAGACTCAATCTGATTCAGAAAGGTGATGCCTCAATCGACCTCATCGAGAACAGGAATGCAGTGAATGCACTTAACAAGCATCTTGAGGAACTCAAAGGTGATGAAGAAGCTCTTGTTGAGGAAGTCGCATACACATGGTTCAACAGAATCTCTGCTCTCCGATTCATGGATGCATCCGGTTACAATGCCACGCTGATAGTCTCCCCGTCAGAAGGAAAGACACTACCTGAAATTCTTTCTGAGGCACTTTCTGGAATCATTGATGAAGATGTTGTCACAAGCATAAAAGATAGGGAAAGAATCCGTGGTCTTGTTGACGGCTCAATTACATCAAAGAATCCACAGGCCGAAATCTACCGTATCCTTCTTGTCGCTTCATGCA of the Sphaerochaeta sp. genome contains:
- the brxC gene encoding BREX system P-loop protein BrxC, whose product is MPLKFESIFTNQIARDINGVINTDSQSTLGEEFSEYVITNEVANCLDGFFEKYNEHNPIYNGVWISGFFGCGKSHLLKILSYLIANSDIDGKKAVSYFDNKLNDNPMLLGQMRKAAGIPSESILFNIVQYNQNDKSEPILHIFQRKFYEHCGYFGINPKIAAFEMELDKEGLFEKFKEVFNQVSGKVWEEARKKPNINNRHIAKAFAEVTGNAEDQDLLDSYEAEISIHDFAVQVKEYMDSKGSDFRLNFFVDEVGQFVARSSRLMVDLQEIATSLSSVTANRSWVMVTSQDELEKFVKNLDKQDKTDISKIMGRFYVKMSLSNANVNEVIQKRLLEKNEEGKKIVGSAYEIQKENFNTLFQFVNGPKKYRVYRDKDEFVTTYPFVTYQFDMFKTTLETLSLHNAFPGEYTSTGARSMLDVFHKVLRDFAEKEDSNVGTSLIPYDVMYDGLKDLLKENFKRSIDLAENNIVDNPFAIRVLKALLLVKYLQREFKPTAHNLSVLLLTSFNDNPAELVEKTEEALLRLTKETYIQRNGDQYDFLTNEEKDVEEEIKQTYVPPKDLTDEVKAIIYDNILSGVTKAQDERNLTSYQFTRKIDGETVVSRNAELSINILTPFSGSDSHPEYSDTLTSPDTELVMLLKPDKRLADDLLLYLKTKQYVKNNAGMTVSEDREKVLKAKGERNTTRREEIENAVRDMMSEAEFYVSGTALDVTSSSRIDARVERAFQILIEKVYPNLKMITKESSGEMNARGLIDKNVDSELFKESASEAETQILNQLRIDKERITTTISSLLDKFRKKPYGWPETALIYNLILLMRKSLINIKKDGKVVDNPATLKGFLFSSSQYGQTVIELCQDIDPKRIKELKNFIFDFTNLKCSYDDAKNTARMAADAIKKTYDDVRDKAYSLRYPFTESIKDKLKLLQNVVGQDYLWFFSDEFEDISDEILEAKEDYFDKFLIFTSRKENIEKYEDAERLIKRNESIKDQLDTESWNKIIAILNDKNLYSNSSLSELDKHVSALKLSISQLVTKAKNDALDDFEKYAESVQKETAYRLLGEDQKEHINSLVSTAKTKIAAISSIDELNNTNTFTIKDTKRQISALLEEGKEKAQEKKIIRLSAIQASHVTAPIKTADDVTAFIEKLKKEMMDRINEGYTVE